The Candidatus Dependentiae bacterium genomic interval TACCAAACGGGCTAACAATTACAATATGCCTAATAAGCCGTATGACTTATTTATGTTGATTAGGCTTGCGGAAATGACCTGCTTGTACTTTATCTTTGCGACGCCAATTGTCGTGATGAGCATGAGGCATCATGTTTACTATGCTTGCAGCGCCGCGGGATATACGATTCCACACAGAATGAAATCTTGTTTTCCAACGATCCTTCAACTCTTGTGGCATTCCATGATTGATTTCTTTTTTCATGATAGCTCCTTTTATTTGATCGAATAACACTACATATAATAAAGCGTTGCCTTGCCATTGATCAGCATAAAAAGGGTGGAGCTCAAAAAGCAATAATTAATTGGATAATAACAAGAAAGACCCCAGATTATGCAGAATCTAGGGTTTCATAAAATCCTGTGATTAAATTTAGGAGTATTTTAATGGATACGCATCTGGATATTTAAGCGATTCTAGATCAACATCAACATCAAGTGCAGGCCAATGCAGGTGATGGCCATGGAAAAACTGTAAGTTATAGATTTGTTCTATGGTTGCTCCAAGAAACCAAGGAAATTGACTAAATGATAGAAAAAACTCTTGGTCATTAACCAGAATCCAAATTCCTTCTTTAGAAATATTTTGAATC includes:
- a CDS encoding DUF2442 domain-containing protein, which codes for MSKKLQKLGKSISAKAEIQNISKEGIWILVNDQEFFLSFSQFPWFLGATIEQIYNLQFFHGHHLHWPALDVDVDLESLKYPDAYPLKYS